From one Triticum urartu cultivar G1812 chromosome 3, Tu2.1, whole genome shotgun sequence genomic stretch:
- the LOC125543524 gene encoding uncharacterized protein LOC125543524 translates to MASPRHRSFPLRLLILFPVSLCILLLLRRSSYAAPPLIPARPAPDPHRFSLLIKLLAYDRPAPLLRCLRSLAAADYDGDRVALHVLLDHLPPNSSAPLLAASHEILTAVDAFPWPHGEKRIHYRAANVGLQAQWIEAWWPGSDDEFAFVVEDDLEVSPLYYRFLKRVVMRYYYDRENYSPYVFGASLQRPRFVAGKHGNKIQLDSETRLFLYQMVGTWGQLLFPKPWKEFRLWYDEQKAKGIKPILQGMKTTGWYRKMGERIWTPWFIKFIHSRGYFNIYTNFLKERALSISHRDAGVNYGRSVGPDSTLLDGNNLDFNVWQLQPLKKLKWYDFCFAEILPGRFVRKFSELGSVLKSVQLGNNAVLISLYSVEQRIVRNLICHLEKTGMENYIFLGDNSEFLDDLAHRGHAVIDAIELLQGIKMSGYMNSDGFVKEILAKAYVIQHCLNLGYNLWVLNGNMISLGSKLVEPSNQSVDIFTADPVDLIFIRSSQGSKKTWNEHIISRVADGGFASVKHVSFVHILTRVLENNGGGVRLGKLNEEIMTMELGPNMSNRSLSEGQSKMLFWSDSVPSDSVQRQLGNVNLWLIDSDSSCSAVVCNQKQK, encoded by the exons ATGGCGTCGCCTCGCCACCGCTCCTTCCCGCTCCGCCTCCTCATCCTCTTCCCCGTCTCACTATgtatcctcctcctcctccgccgctcCTCCTACGCCGCACCTCCGCTCATACCCGCGCGCCCGGCTCCGGATCCTCACCGGTTCTCCCTCCTCATCAAACTCCTGGCCTACGATCGCCCCGCCCCTCTGCTCCGCTGCCTCCGTTCCCTCGCGGCTGCCGACTACGATGGCGACCGCGTCGCACTGCACGTCCTCCTCGACCACCTCCCGCCCAACTCGTCCGCCCCACTCCTTGCAGCGTCCCACGAGATCCTCACCGCCGTCGACGCCTTCCCCTGGCCGCACGGGGAGAAGCGCATCCACTACCGAGCGGCTAATGTGGGGCTCCAGGCGCAGTGGATCGAGGCGTGGTGGCCTGGCTCGGACGACGAGTTTGCCTTCGTCGTTGAGGACGACCTCGAGGTCTCACCGCTCTACTACAGGTTCCTAAAGCGGGTGGTCATGAGGTACTACTACGACAGGGAGAACTACAGTCCCTACGTCTTCGGCGCGTCACTGCAGCGCCCCCGGTTTGTCGCAG GTAAACATGGAAACAAGATACAGCTGGACAGTGAAACTAGACTATTCTTGTACCAGATGGTTGGTACATGGGGCCAACTTCTCTTTCCCAAACCATGGAAAGAATTTCGATTATGGTATGATGAACAGAAAGCCAAAGGAATCAAACCTATTCTTCAAGGCATG AAAACTACAGGATGGTACAGAAAGATGGGCGAGAGAATATGGACTCCTTGGTTCATTAAATTTATCCACTCACGTGGATACTTCAACATCTACACAAACTTCTTGAAGGAAAGGGCCCTCAGCATCTCTCATAGGGATGCAGGTGTGAACTATGGAAGAAGTGTTGGACCAGATTCTACATTGTTAGATGGGAATAATCTCGATTTCAACGTATGGCAATTGCAGCCTCTAAAGAAGCTAAAATGGTATGATTTCTGCTTTGCTGAAATTCTTCCAGGAAGGTTTGTTAGGAAATTTAGTGAACTTGGTTCTGTGCTCAAGTCCGTGCAATTAGGAAACAATGCTGTACTCATAAGTTTGTATTCAGTGGAACAGAGGATTGTGAGGAACCTTATTTGCCATCTTGAGAAGACGGGCATGGAAAATTACATCTTCCTTGGTGACAATTCAGAGTTTCTGGATGACCTTGCTCATAGAGGACATGCCGTCATTGATGCTATTGAGTTGCTGCAGGGGATCAAAATGAGTGGTTATATGAATTCTGATGGTTTTGTTAAGGAAATACTAGCTAAAGCTTACGTGATACAACATTGCTTGAACCTGGGTTACAACCTATGGGTACTAAATGGTAATATGATTTCACTTGGCAGTAAGTTGGTTGAGCCATCAAATCAATCAGTTGACATTTTTACTGCAGACCCTGTGGATTTGATATTTATAAGAAGCTCACAAGGCTCTAAAAAAACATGGAATGAGCATATTATATCGAGAGTAGCAGATGGTGGATTTGCTTCTGTGAAACATGTGAGTTTTGTTCATATACTTACCAGAGTGTTGGAAAACAATGGTGGTGGTGTGAGGCTGGGGAAACTGAATGAGGAGATAATGACTATGGAATTAGGGCCTAACATGTCGAATAGATCACTGTCGGAGGGTCAGAGTAAAATGCTTTTCTGGTCTGACAGTGTGCCTTCAGATTCGGTACAA